The proteins below are encoded in one region of Syntrophotalea carbinolica DSM 2380:
- the yajC gene encoding preprotein translocase subunit YajC yields the protein MFWISEAHAMAAPPGGQSNPYGTVIMLVLMFGIFYFLLIRPQQKRAKEHKNLVDALKVGDMVVTAGGIHGKVASVQDEIVTLEVATGVKIKMNRSSIVSVGQN from the coding sequence ATGTTCTGGATTTCCGAAGCACATGCCATGGCGGCCCCTCCCGGTGGTCAAAGCAATCCCTACGGAACGGTCATCATGCTGGTGTTGATGTTCGGTATTTTTTACTTTTTGCTGATTCGTCCCCAGCAAAAACGCGCCAAAGAGCATAAGAACCTGGTGGATGCACTCAAGGTCGGCGATATGGTCGTTACCGCCGGCGGCATTCATGGCAAAGTGGCCAGCGTGCAGGATGAAATCGTCACCCTGGAAGTTGCCACCGGTGTCAAAATCAAGATGAATCGTTCCTCTATTGTAAGTGTTGGGCAGAATTAA
- the tgt gene encoding tRNA guanosine(34) transglycosylase Tgt → MTDFRFELLKQDTTSRARRGRMITRRGVVETPVFMPVGTQGTVKAILPEQLKEEGAQIILANTYHLFLRPGHERVRRLGGLHRFMHWDGPILTDSGGFQVFSLGKLRKISEEGVRFQSHLDGSHQILTPELSIAVQEALGSDIIMVFDECIPYPSSREYVAESTALSTRWAERSKKARSAQDGSALFGIVQGGMHADLRRQSAEQLMEIGFDGYALGGLSVGEEAERMYEMMDVALPLLPDNRPRYVMGVGTPENLIEGIARGVDMFDCVMPTRNARNGTLFTSFGKISIKQARYADDDGPIDPDCGCYVCRHYSRAYLRHLFQSNEILASMLNTRHNLHYYLDLMAQARVAIEEDRFEAFRADFYRRRNDGGLSV, encoded by the coding sequence GTGACCGATTTCAGATTTGAACTTTTAAAACAAGATACCACCAGCAGAGCCCGCCGCGGCAGGATGATCACTCGGCGAGGCGTGGTCGAAACGCCCGTGTTTATGCCGGTAGGTACCCAGGGTACGGTCAAGGCTATTTTGCCGGAGCAGTTGAAGGAAGAAGGCGCTCAGATTATACTTGCCAACACCTATCACCTGTTTTTGCGGCCAGGCCATGAACGTGTCAGGCGATTAGGCGGCTTGCACCGTTTCATGCACTGGGACGGACCGATTTTGACGGACAGCGGCGGTTTTCAGGTTTTCAGCCTCGGGAAATTGCGCAAAATAAGCGAAGAAGGTGTACGTTTTCAGTCCCATCTTGACGGCTCCCATCAGATCCTTACGCCGGAGCTGTCTATCGCCGTGCAGGAGGCTTTGGGGTCAGATATCATCATGGTCTTTGATGAATGTATTCCCTATCCGTCTTCGCGCGAGTATGTCGCCGAATCTACGGCCCTTTCAACGCGCTGGGCCGAGCGATCCAAAAAAGCCCGCAGCGCACAGGACGGTTCAGCCCTGTTCGGTATTGTACAGGGAGGCATGCATGCCGATCTGCGCCGCCAAAGTGCCGAGCAGCTCATGGAGATCGGCTTTGACGGCTATGCCCTTGGCGGCCTGTCCGTCGGCGAAGAAGCCGAGCGTATGTACGAGATGATGGATGTGGCCCTGCCGCTGTTGCCTGACAACCGGCCGCGTTACGTCATGGGGGTAGGGACGCCGGAAAACCTTATTGAAGGCATTGCCCGTGGGGTCGACATGTTCGATTGCGTCATGCCGACACGCAATGCCCGCAACGGAACATTGTTTACGTCTTTCGGCAAGATCAGCATCAAACAGGCGCGTTACGCCGACGACGACGGTCCCATCGACCCTGACTGCGGATGCTATGTCTGCCGTCATTATAGCCGTGCCTATCTGCGGCACCTGTTTCAAAGCAACGAGATCCTGGCTTCGATGCTCAATACCCGGCATAACCTTCACTACTATCTGGATTTGATGGCGCAGGCACGTGTTGCCATCGAAGAGGACCGGTTCGAAGCCTTCCGTGCGGATTTTTACCGACGTAGAAACGATGGCGGCCTGTCGGTTTGA
- the queA gene encoding tRNA preQ1(34) S-adenosylmethionine ribosyltransferase-isomerase QueA: MRLSDFDFELPEELIAQHPLAQRQASRLMVLNRVTQQLQLAQFADIADWFRPGDVLVVNDTRVIPARLIGRKQTGGRIEVFLVRRLPGVEEVWACLTKCSKSPRPGTRLILGEGLEGTVVEGGEPPYRHVRFSFQGDFSQVLEQVGRIPLPPYIRREATPDDRSRYQTVFAREAGAVAAPTAGLHFTDEILDVLRAKGVEIQPLTLHVGLGTFLPMRTDDITEHRMHEENYFVPEGTAAAVNRAKDDGRRVIALGTTSTRTLEYAVDEQGRLQAGAGTCDLFIRPGFKFRIVDGLVTNFHLPCSTLLVLVAALAGREFILEAYQRAVAEKFRFFSYGDCMLIL; encoded by the coding sequence ATGCGTTTGAGTGATTTTGATTTTGAGTTGCCGGAGGAATTGATCGCCCAACATCCTTTGGCGCAAAGACAGGCTTCCCGCCTGATGGTTCTCAACCGAGTGACGCAACAGCTTCAATTGGCGCAGTTCGCCGATATCGCCGATTGGTTTCGTCCGGGTGATGTGCTTGTGGTGAATGATACGCGTGTAATCCCGGCGCGTCTGATCGGCCGCAAGCAAACCGGCGGCCGTATCGAGGTATTTCTGGTACGGCGTTTGCCCGGCGTGGAAGAGGTTTGGGCGTGCCTTACCAAGTGTTCCAAATCACCCCGTCCGGGGACGCGCTTGATTCTTGGCGAAGGCCTTGAAGGCACGGTTGTCGAAGGGGGTGAACCTCCTTATCGGCATGTGCGGTTTTCTTTTCAGGGCGATTTCAGTCAAGTCTTGGAGCAGGTGGGCCGGATACCGCTGCCGCCGTATATCCGACGTGAGGCTACACCGGATGACCGCAGCCGTTATCAGACTGTCTTTGCACGCGAGGCCGGCGCGGTGGCGGCGCCCACGGCAGGGCTGCATTTTACCGATGAGATTCTCGATGTTTTGCGGGCCAAGGGGGTAGAGATTCAGCCTCTGACCCTGCATGTCGGCCTGGGGACATTCCTTCCCATGCGTACCGACGATATTACCGAACACCGGATGCACGAGGAAAATTATTTTGTGCCCGAGGGTACGGCCGCTGCGGTTAATCGGGCCAAGGATGACGGCCGGCGTGTGATTGCCCTCGGTACCACCAGTACCCGTACACTGGAGTACGCTGTCGATGAACAGGGCAGGTTGCAGGCAGGGGCCGGCACATGCGATCTGTTTATACGCCCCGGATTCAAGTTTCGGATCGTTGACGGGCTGGTCACGAATTTCCATCTTCCGTGCTCCACATTGTTGGTGCTGGTGGCCGCCCTTGCCGGACGTGAATTCATCCTTGAGGCTTATCAGCGGGCTGTGGCGGAAAAATTTCGATTTTTCAGTTACGGCGACTGTATGTTGATCCTTTGA
- a CDS encoding DUF2065 domain-containing protein, producing the protein MVEFLVTVAGVVLIVEGMPWFLSPPRMKRTLLSFVALPDRVLRGMGLFLMLGGLLLVYLVKG; encoded by the coding sequence ATGGTCGAATTTTTGGTGACAGTTGCAGGGGTCGTTTTGATTGTCGAAGGGATGCCCTGGTTTCTTTCACCGCCGAGAATGAAAAGAACGCTGCTCAGTTTTGTCGCGCTGCCGGATCGTGTTTTGCGTGGTATGGGCCTGTTTCTGATGCTGGGCGGATTGCTGCTGGTATATCTTGTGAAGGGATAA
- a CDS encoding YgiQ family radical SAM protein has translation MINPAAGTSGGQHCSDFLPTNRQEMLARGWDELDILFVSGDAYIDHPAFGVPLLARFMAHYGYRVGILAQPDWRQPQAFSVMGRPRLFAAVSAGAMDSMVNHYTAARKLRRNDAYTPGGKAGARPNRAVIAYTAALKGVFKGVPVVVGGIEASLRRLAHFDYWTEQVRRSVLVDAKADLLIYGMAENTLLELARRCCAGESPAQIMNLPGTAVVCPDIPPGALELPSYEAVSNDPEAFGRAFRLAAEEGNPYSGRAVAQRHGNRWVLVNPPSLPLSQTELDGIYALPFSRKPHPGYRESIPAFEQIRFSVTSHRGCCGGCAFCAIASHQGKIIQSRSQASIVSEVTDMARDKGFRGTITDVGGPTANMYGMSCGNIKARKSCRRDGCLFPQPCRHLVIEDQAAASLLEKVRRLPGVKHVFVASGIRLDLLERQPAYFQQLLKHHVGGLLKVAPETLSDKVARIMRKPGAALFNRFLKQFRAYSRALDKRQSVVPYLIAGHPGCTLGDMVDTALFLKENGMRVEQVQEFTPTPGTLATCMYHTGVDPYSDTPVAVARSARERRLQKALLLSHLPENRDDVLQALQICGREDVAAQLLGAPPANMPKKAGPPRRSRRRPPKRPSRGK, from the coding sequence GTGATTAATCCAGCCGCCGGGACTTCCGGAGGGCAGCACTGCAGCGATTTTTTGCCTACCAACAGGCAGGAAATGCTCGCCCGCGGCTGGGACGAACTGGATATCCTGTTTGTCAGCGGCGATGCCTATATCGATCATCCGGCCTTTGGCGTTCCGTTGTTGGCCCGGTTTATGGCCCATTACGGTTACCGTGTAGGTATCCTGGCTCAGCCCGATTGGCGTCAGCCGCAAGCCTTTAGCGTCATGGGGCGTCCAAGGTTGTTTGCCGCCGTGTCCGCCGGCGCCATGGATTCCATGGTTAATCACTATACGGCCGCGCGCAAGCTGCGGCGGAACGATGCTTACACTCCCGGCGGTAAAGCGGGCGCCCGCCCGAATCGGGCCGTGATTGCCTATACCGCGGCTCTCAAGGGCGTATTCAAAGGGGTGCCCGTCGTTGTCGGCGGCATCGAAGCGAGTTTGCGCCGCCTGGCTCATTTCGACTATTGGACCGAGCAGGTGCGTCGTTCGGTATTGGTTGACGCCAAGGCCGATCTTCTGATTTACGGCATGGCCGAAAATACCTTGCTCGAGCTGGCCCGGCGCTGTTGCGCCGGGGAGAGCCCCGCACAGATTATGAATCTGCCCGGCACCGCTGTTGTTTGTCCGGATATCCCCCCTGGTGCCCTGGAACTTCCATCTTATGAAGCGGTCAGCAACGACCCGGAGGCTTTCGGTCGTGCCTTCCGTCTCGCCGCCGAGGAGGGCAACCCCTATAGCGGCCGGGCTGTGGCGCAACGGCACGGCAACCGTTGGGTGCTGGTAAATCCGCCGTCTCTGCCATTATCCCAGACCGAGCTTGACGGCATTTATGCCTTGCCTTTCAGTCGTAAGCCCCATCCCGGTTACCGGGAATCGATCCCGGCTTTTGAACAGATCCGTTTTTCCGTTACCAGCCATCGAGGTTGTTGCGGGGGCTGTGCTTTTTGCGCCATCGCGTCTCACCAGGGAAAAATTATCCAGTCTCGCTCTCAGGCTTCGATTGTCTCTGAAGTAACGGACATGGCCCGGGATAAGGGCTTCCGCGGTACAATCACCGATGTGGGCGGCCCGACCGCCAATATGTACGGTATGTCCTGCGGGAATATCAAGGCACGCAAATCGTGCCGCCGTGACGGTTGTCTGTTTCCGCAGCCGTGTCGGCATCTGGTCATCGAAGATCAAGCCGCGGCCTCACTGCTCGAAAAAGTGAGAAGGCTCCCCGGCGTGAAGCATGTTTTTGTCGCGTCCGGAATTCGCCTGGATCTGTTGGAACGACAGCCGGCATATTTTCAACAATTGCTTAAACATCATGTCGGGGGATTGTTGAAAGTTGCGCCTGAAACGCTCAGCGACAAAGTGGCCCGTATCATGCGCAAGCCGGGTGCGGCGCTTTTCAACCGTTTTTTGAAACAGTTTCGTGCTTACAGCCGCGCTCTGGATAAACGTCAATCCGTGGTCCCTTATCTGATCGCCGGTCACCCGGGATGTACCCTTGGCGATATGGTCGATACCGCGTTGTTCCTCAAGGAAAACGGGATGCGCGTCGAGCAGGTTCAGGAATTCACTCCCACGCCCGGGACCCTTGCCACATGCATGTACCATACGGGGGTCGATCCCTATTCGGATACGCCCGTTGCGGTTGCCAGGTCGGCCAGGGAAAGGCGACTGCAAAAAGCTTTGCTGTTATCGCATCTTCCCGAAAACCGGGATGATGTGTTGCAGGCATTGCAAATCTGCGGGCGGGAGGACGTTGCCGCGCAACTATTGGGAGCCCCTCCTGCCAACATGCCGAAAAAGGCCGGGCCGCCCCGAAGATCGAGAAGGCGCCCCCCGAAAAGGCCGAGTCGCGGAAAATAA
- the argC gene encoding N-acetyl-gamma-glutamyl-phosphate reductase yields MLKVAIVGASGYTGVELIRLLLNHPQVEITCVTSRQNAGASIDSVFPSLAGRIDLTFDPVDVDTIIRKSDFVFTALPHKAAMAVVPAFLHAGKKVVDLSADYRLHDVDVYEAWYDKHTSPELLDEAVYGLPELYRQQVVDARLVANPGCYPTSIALGLAPLLENNLIDAASLIIDSKSGTSGAGRSAKVGSLYCEVNEGFKAYGVASHRHTPEIEQTLGQLAGKPVQVSFTPHLLPVNRGILSTCYASLVQPMDTAQLQQLYAQRYAGEIFVRVHPQGELPNILHVRGSNYCNIGVVSDKRTGRVIIVSVIDNLLKGAASQAVQNMNLMQAWSEDSGLSDLPLYP; encoded by the coding sequence ATGCTGAAAGTTGCCATTGTCGGCGCCAGTGGATATACCGGCGTCGAACTGATTCGTCTGTTGCTCAACCATCCTCAAGTCGAAATCACTTGTGTCACGTCCCGGCAAAACGCCGGTGCAAGTATTGACAGTGTGTTTCCTTCTCTGGCTGGGCGCATCGATCTGACATTCGATCCCGTAGATGTCGATACGATTATTCGGAAATCCGATTTCGTGTTCACGGCATTGCCCCACAAGGCAGCTATGGCCGTGGTTCCGGCTTTCCTCCATGCCGGGAAAAAGGTGGTGGATCTTTCCGCCGATTATCGCCTGCACGATGTCGATGTCTACGAAGCATGGTATGACAAACACACCAGCCCCGAGTTGCTTGACGAAGCGGTCTACGGCTTGCCTGAACTGTATCGTCAGCAGGTGGTTGATGCCCGGCTCGTCGCCAATCCGGGGTGCTATCCTACCAGCATTGCGCTGGGGTTGGCTCCGTTGTTGGAAAATAACCTTATCGACGCAGCTTCGCTGATTATCGACAGCAAGTCAGGTACCAGCGGGGCGGGTCGATCAGCCAAGGTCGGCAGCCTTTACTGCGAAGTCAATGAGGGATTCAAGGCCTACGGCGTGGCGTCTCATCGGCACACCCCCGAGATCGAACAGACCCTCGGGCAGCTTGCCGGAAAGCCTGTGCAGGTCAGTTTCACTCCCCATTTGTTGCCGGTGAACCGCGGTATCCTGTCAACCTGTTACGCTTCTTTAGTGCAGCCGATGGACACGGCACAGCTCCAGCAATTGTACGCCCAGCGCTATGCCGGCGAGATCTTCGTGCGGGTTCATCCTCAAGGCGAGCTTCCCAATATTTTGCATGTACGTGGCAGTAACTACTGCAATATCGGTGTGGTCAGCGACAAGCGAACCGGTCGCGTCATTATCGTGTCGGTTATCGATAACCTGCTTAAGGGGGCGGCAAGTCAGGCGGTACAGAACATGAATCTTATGCAGGCGTGGTCGGAAGATAGCGGATTGAGTGATCTTCCGCTGTATCCCTGA
- the rpsI gene encoding 30S ribosomal protein S9, which produces MAEQRFYATGKRKTSIARVWLKPGEGNITVNRRTLDEYFGRETSKMVIRQPLELTDNMGKFDIMVNVCGGGPSGQAGAIKHGITKALLEADPELRGVLKKAGFITRDSRAKERKKYGRKGARARFQFSKR; this is translated from the coding sequence ATGGCCGAACAAAGGTTCTACGCAACCGGCAAAAGAAAAACTTCCATTGCTCGCGTCTGGCTGAAGCCGGGTGAAGGCAATATTACCGTTAATCGTCGCACTCTGGATGAGTACTTTGGTCGTGAAACCTCCAAGATGGTTATCCGCCAGCCGCTCGAGCTGACCGACAATATGGGTAAGTTCGATATTATGGTCAATGTCTGCGGCGGTGGACCTTCCGGACAGGCCGGTGCCATCAAGCATGGTATCACCAAGGCTCTGCTGGAGGCCGATCCCGAATTGCGCGGCGTTCTCAAAAAAGCCGGCTTCATCACCCGTGACAGCCGTGCCAAGGAACGTAAGAAATACGGGCGCAAAGGTGCTCGTGCGCGGTTCCAGTTCTCCAAACGTTAA
- the rplM gene encoding 50S ribosomal protein L13 — translation MSTQVAKKSEVKKNWYIVDLDGKVLGRAATEIARVLRGKHKAIYSPSVDTGDFVVVVNAEKVKLTGNKMSAKMYYRHSGYPGGLRQANAAQMLEKKPEDLIKKAVKGMLPKNKLGRDMFRKLKVYTGSDHPHAAQQPLELNI, via the coding sequence ATGAGCACGCAGGTAGCAAAGAAATCCGAGGTCAAAAAGAATTGGTACATCGTAGATCTGGACGGCAAGGTGCTGGGTCGGGCTGCGACTGAAATTGCTCGCGTTTTGAGGGGAAAGCATAAAGCGATCTACTCCCCGAGTGTCGATACCGGCGATTTCGTCGTTGTCGTCAACGCCGAGAAAGTCAAGCTGACCGGTAACAAGATGTCCGCTAAGATGTACTATCGTCATTCGGGATATCCTGGCGGGTTGCGTCAAGCCAACGCCGCTCAGATGCTCGAGAAAAAACCCGAAGATCTGATCAAAAAAGCTGTCAAGGGCATGCTTCCCAAGAACAAACTGGGGCGTGACATGTTCCGCAAGCTGAAGGTTTATACCGGCAGCGATCATCCCCACGCAGCTCAGCAGCCGCTCGAATTGAACATCTGA